Proteins from a single region of Acipenser ruthenus chromosome 31, fAciRut3.2 maternal haplotype, whole genome shotgun sequence:
- the LOC117396724 gene encoding beta-1,4-galactosyltransferase galt-1-like → MTTIIPVKNAQAFVIPGSSNDRPLKTIIPVENAQAFVISAYFDDRFPPPVVRIIGIVDRQQSNQSLYCHLRFHNETISVEAEVDIHLDHFGFRYGTADLKCKCPGITLNSSVSVTTSLQNNASAPHLSIRNIKKGNPSHFTYEFAVCISVMFRNYSNVLQFIQTIEMHRLLGVQKVFIYKTSSSRELDKVLGHYIKEGIVEVIPWQITSFIDVSHSWKPKAGGEIHYNGQIAALNDCVYRNMYTSRYVALTDLDEIIIPRKHSNWGDLMKFLKKQYPYKEGFLFDEHHFSNSVDGDRFAYKEWNNVPGVNILRHIYSEPVNRKSNARKMILNPRTVVQTSVHHCLKCIDRKLFVTLSSDIAWLHHYRYAYKTHLGSNKLIKDTTLWNYSDQLIKNVNSVLQATHILQIVHVRVPLQGQLPKEALIRDTKLWEYADEVIKKTNEVIKRVIESES, encoded by the exons ATGACC ACGATCATACCTGTGAAAAACGCACAAGCTTTTGTTATTCCAGGAAGTTCTAATGACCGTCCCCTGAAGACGATCATACCTGTGGAAAACGCACAGGCTTTTGTTATTTCGGCATATTTTGATGACAGATTTCCTCCCCCTGTTGTCCGGATTATTGGAATTGTGGACCGGCAGCAGTCTAATCAGAGTCTCTACTGCCATCTACGCTTCCACAATGAAACCATCTCTGTTGAAGCAGAGGTCGACATTCATTTAGATCACTTTGGGTTTCGTTACGGCACAGCCGACCTCAAGTGCAAATGTCCAGGGATAACCTTGAACTCGTCTGTATCAGTGACGACGTCACTTCAGAATAACGCATCAGCCCCCCACTTGAGCATTCGGAATATCAAGAAGGGAAACCCTTCCCATTTCACCTATGAGTTTGCTGTGTGCATTTCCGTCATGTTTAGGAATTACAGCAACGTCTTGCAGTTCATACAAACCATTGAGATGCACAGGCTGCTCGGGGTACAAAAGGTGTTCATATACAAAACCAGCAGCAGCCGAGAGTTAGACAAAGTGCTGGGGCACTATATTAAAGAGGGCATTGTGGAGGTCATTCCTTGGCAAATCACTTCATTCATTGATGTGTCCCATTCTTGGAAGCCCAAGGCCGGCGGTGAGATTCATTACAACGGGCAGATCGCTGCTTTAAACGACTGCGTCTATCGAAACATGTACACCAGCCGGTACGTGGCACTCACGGACCTCGATGAAATCATAATTCCACGCAAGCATTCAAACTGGGGGGACCTCATGAAGTTTCTCAAAAAGCAGTACCCATACAAGGAGGGGTTTCTTTTCGATGAGCACCACTTCTCTAACAGTGTTGACGGCGATAGATTTGCTTACAAGGAATGGAACAACGTCCCGGGGGTAAATATTTTACGCCACATCTACAGTGAGCCTGTGAACAGAAAAAGCAATGCTAGGAAGATGATTTTGAATCCAAGGACTGTGGTTCAGACCTCTGTCCACCACTGTTTGAAGTGTATTGATCGGAAATTGTTCGTTACCTTGTCCAGCGACATCGCCTGGTTGCACCACTATCGGTACGCATATAAGACTCATCTGGGAAGTAACAAATTGATTAAAGACACGACATTGTGGAATTACTCGGATCAGCTCATCAAGAACGTGAATTCTGTTCTGCAAGCAACGCACATCTTGCAA ATCGTCCACGTCCGAGTGCCATTACAGGGTCAGCTACCAAAAGAAGCCCTGATCAGAGACACCAAGCTGTGGGAATACGCTGACGAGGTGATTAAAAAAACCAACGAGGTCATAAAACGGGTAATAGAAAGCGAATCCTAA